From one Pecten maximus chromosome 8, xPecMax1.1, whole genome shotgun sequence genomic stretch:
- the LOC117332860 gene encoding zinc transporter ZIP12-like isoform X1: MPTDAEIYGYGTLANILCCLCSIGGAFVLPCVRRHQHAYHVILSIFMGLAVGTLAADALLHLIPEALSLHSHHIEEDGHGANDTHDDDHDDHDDEIHVEPYVWYCLIVLTGIYAFYILEVIMASLHARGNDYTHLTKSPKIEDMDGVGNGISEQKLETIYKLDGNHHMPATTETSVAKKKKPFSYVKPIVVMIVLGDAIHNFTDGLAVAASFNSSIVEGVSTSLAIICHELPQELGDFAILMKNGLSFKMALVANLLSSLTALLGFYIGVSLSKGVGASQWIFSIAAGLFLYISLVDMIPELISAGAGRLKTIIYHNIGIIIGILIILLLSIFEDSIHI, encoded by the exons TTTACGGATATGGCACTCTTGCCAATATACTGTGCTGTCTATGCTCCATTGGTGGAGCGTTCGTGCTACCATGTGTTAGGAGACATCAACATGCATATCACGTGATCCTGTCGATATTCATGGGACTGGCGGTCGGGACATTAGCTGCAGATGCTCTTCTTCACCTCATACCAGAG GCGCTTTCCTTACACAGCCACCACATCGAGGAAGATGGACATGGGGCTAACGACACACATGACGATGATCACGATGATCATGACGATGAAATACACGTGGAGCCTTATGTCTGGTACTGTCTCATCGTGTTGACAG GTATTTATGCATTTTACATACTGGAGGTCATCATGGCGTCTTTACACGCAAGAGGA AATGATTACACACATCTGACG AAAAGTCCAAAGATAGAGGATATGGACGGCGTGGGCAATGGGATCAGTGAGCAAAAACTCGAGACGATCTATAAGCTTGATGGG AACCATCATATGCCAGCCACGACGGAAACTTCGGTAGCAAAGAAGAAGAAACCATTTAGCT ACGTTAAGCCGATAGTCGTGATGATTGTGCTCGGGGACGCTATACATAACTTCACAGACGGACTGGCAGTTGCAGCCTCATTCAACAGCAGCATTGTGGAGGGTGTATCTACATCTCTGGCGATCATTTGTCACGAGCTACCACAGGAACTCG GTGACTTTGCTATCTTAATGAAAAATGGACTGAGTTTTAAAATGGCATTGGTAGCAAACCTACTGTCCTCACTAACAGCCCTACTGGGTTTCTATATCGGAGTCTCGCTATCCAAGGGCGTCGGAGCTAGCCAGTGGATCTTTTCTATCGCAGCTGGCCTCTTTCTCTACATCTCACTGGTTGACATG ATTCCAGAGCTTATCAGTGCAGGAGCTGGCCGCCTGAAGACGATTATATACCACAACATTGGAATAATTATCGGAATATTGATTATTCTCCTCTTGTCAATATTTGAGgacagtatacatatataa
- the LOC117332860 gene encoding zinc transporter ZIP12-like isoform X2 → MPTDAEIYGYGTLANILCCLCSIGGAFVLPCVRRHQHAYHVILSIFMGLAVGTLAADALLHLIPEALSLHSHHIEEDGHGANDTHDDDHDDHDDEIHVEPYVWYCLIVLTGIYAFYILEVIMASLHARGKSPKIEDMDGVGNGISEQKLETIYKLDGNHHMPATTETSVAKKKKPFSYVKPIVVMIVLGDAIHNFTDGLAVAASFNSSIVEGVSTSLAIICHELPQELGDFAILMKNGLSFKMALVANLLSSLTALLGFYIGVSLSKGVGASQWIFSIAAGLFLYISLVDMIPELISAGAGRLKTIIYHNIGIIIGILIILLLSIFEDSIHI, encoded by the exons TTTACGGATATGGCACTCTTGCCAATATACTGTGCTGTCTATGCTCCATTGGTGGAGCGTTCGTGCTACCATGTGTTAGGAGACATCAACATGCATATCACGTGATCCTGTCGATATTCATGGGACTGGCGGTCGGGACATTAGCTGCAGATGCTCTTCTTCACCTCATACCAGAG GCGCTTTCCTTACACAGCCACCACATCGAGGAAGATGGACATGGGGCTAACGACACACATGACGATGATCACGATGATCATGACGATGAAATACACGTGGAGCCTTATGTCTGGTACTGTCTCATCGTGTTGACAG GTATTTATGCATTTTACATACTGGAGGTCATCATGGCGTCTTTACACGCAAGAGGA AAAAGTCCAAAGATAGAGGATATGGACGGCGTGGGCAATGGGATCAGTGAGCAAAAACTCGAGACGATCTATAAGCTTGATGGG AACCATCATATGCCAGCCACGACGGAAACTTCGGTAGCAAAGAAGAAGAAACCATTTAGCT ACGTTAAGCCGATAGTCGTGATGATTGTGCTCGGGGACGCTATACATAACTTCACAGACGGACTGGCAGTTGCAGCCTCATTCAACAGCAGCATTGTGGAGGGTGTATCTACATCTCTGGCGATCATTTGTCACGAGCTACCACAGGAACTCG GTGACTTTGCTATCTTAATGAAAAATGGACTGAGTTTTAAAATGGCATTGGTAGCAAACCTACTGTCCTCACTAACAGCCCTACTGGGTTTCTATATCGGAGTCTCGCTATCCAAGGGCGTCGGAGCTAGCCAGTGGATCTTTTCTATCGCAGCTGGCCTCTTTCTCTACATCTCACTGGTTGACATG ATTCCAGAGCTTATCAGTGCAGGAGCTGGCCGCCTGAAGACGATTATATACCACAACATTGGAATAATTATCGGAATATTGATTATTCTCCTCTTGTCAATATTTGAGgacagtatacatatataa
- the LOC117332859 gene encoding acetylcholine receptor subunit beta-like — translation MYSFQRENELRTLLFENQSYNMFSRPSATVDVQVSLNIINFNDLNIKEQQLTTTAYFLLTWRDDRLFWDNIHPYRSDVTILFTSEEYVWHPSVVVDNSISDISAMSDSGSPIAISTKGILTWRISGIFDTYCDIDTLLYPFDTQTCSISMTSLAYSLKEVDLAFRDTPVDAQDLHANGEWIYIGFRTSRNLVSREVLTYSALTFGFQLKRRPLYHILNTLVPTISLAFLTCMVFKLPVDSGEKIGYSLTVVLSYAVYLTLVADNIPSSSTTVSVLSIYIISTLILGMLSVVLTIIVIRCHHSEEDKPVPNILQQVCRTKLKEMFCERKNHRQISDAADATPKAEADRPSSVTVSTEDMTWQDAARALDHFFFRLYFVIVFLGTFSLVITLTVAS, via the exons ATGTATTCATTTCAACGAGAGAATGAGCTCCGGACACTTCTCTTTGAGAACCAATCCTACAACATGTTTTCACGTCCCAGTGCTACTGTAGATGTACAAGTTTCATTAAACATCATCAATTTCAACGACTTG AATATAAAAGAACAGCAGCTGACGACGACAGCTTACTTTTTACTG ACGTGGCGGGATGACCGCCTTTTCTGGGATAATATACATCCATATCGATCAGATGTAACTATTCTATTCACTTCCGAGGAATATGTTTGGCATCCATCCGTTGTCGTAGATAATTC AATTAGCGACATATCGGCCATGAGCGATAGCGGCAGTCCTATAGCGATTAGCACCAAAGGAATTCTAACCTGGAGGATTTCAGGGATATTCGATACCTACTGTGATATAGATACATTGCTTTATCCATTTGATACACAGACATGTTCAATAAGCATGACATCATTGGCGTACAGCTTGAAAGAAGTGGATCTCGCCTTCCGCGACACGCCTGTCGATGCACAAGATTTACATGCAAATGGAGAATGGATTTATATAGGCTTCAGAACGTCTAGGAACCTAGTATCCAGGGAGGTTTTGACATATTCTGCATTGACGTTTGGTTTCCAGTTGAAGCGTAGACCGCTTTAccatatattaaatacattagTCCCTACGATATCACTAGCATTTTTGACCTGCATGGTGTTCAAGCTTCCTGTCGACTCCGGTGAAAAGATTGGCTACAGTCTGACTGTCGTCCTGTCCTATGCCGTATACTTGACGCTAGTAGCCGACAACATCCCTTCGTCTTCTACGACAGTCTCCGTTCTAT CAATTTACATCATCAGTACCCTCATCCTTGGAATGTTGTCTGTAGTTTTGACAATCATCGTCATTCGTTGTCACCATTCCGAAGAAGACAAACCAGTTCCAAACATCCTCCAGCAAGTTTGTAGGACAAAGTTAAAGGAAATGTTCTGCGAAAGGAAGAACCATCGACAAATCTCAGATGCTGCGGACGCAACTCCTAAAGCGGAAGCAGATAGGCCTTCGAGTGTGACTGTTTCAACAGAAGACATGACCTGGCAGGACGCAGCACGCGCACTAGATCACTTTTTCTTTCGGTTGTACTTTGTAATTGTATTTTTGGGAACATTCTCTCTAGTAATCACGCTTACTGTTGCTTCATAG